A genomic window from Chitinophaga pollutisoli includes:
- a CDS encoding class I SAM-dependent methyltransferase: MDLVNQQYWDASYSNFQYFIAEDNITKWLDQYAHLLPKGGRMFEFGCFPGRYMAHLGKKGLEVNGMDLVPNMDEGFSGWLQSLGIATGRLERGDVLAYAANTEDRYDVVCSFGFIEHFRNFSEIIALHHRILKPGGLLLLTTPNFRGGLQHFLRSNLDPENLARHYIPSMQPALWAEQLQAFGYKVPYAGCFGKYDFWHDPQGRNALQKAGLQVAYKLIPLLKSLPDGAFHSPYCGLVALKPAE, encoded by the coding sequence ATGGACCTGGTGAACCAGCAATACTGGGATGCTTCCTACAGTAATTTTCAGTACTTTATCGCCGAAGACAATATCACGAAGTGGCTCGACCAATACGCCCATCTGCTGCCAAAAGGCGGCCGGATGTTCGAATTCGGCTGTTTCCCCGGCAGGTATATGGCGCACCTGGGAAAAAAGGGCCTGGAAGTAAACGGGATGGACCTGGTGCCGAATATGGACGAAGGGTTCAGTGGCTGGCTGCAAAGCCTGGGCATCGCCACCGGGCGGCTCGAAAGGGGCGACGTGCTGGCGTATGCCGCCAATACCGAAGACCGGTACGACGTAGTTTGTTCCTTCGGGTTCATCGAGCATTTCCGCAATTTCTCTGAGATCATCGCGCTGCATCATAGGATACTGAAGCCCGGCGGACTCCTGTTGCTCACTACGCCCAATTTCCGGGGCGGGCTGCAGCACTTCCTGCGCAGCAACCTCGATCCGGAAAACCTGGCCAGGCATTACATTCCCTCCATGCAACCCGCATTGTGGGCCGAACAATTACAGGCCTTTGGATATAAAGTGCCTTATGCTGGCTGCTTCGGGAAATACGACTTCTGGCATGACCCGCAGGGCCGAAACGCTTTGCAGAAAGCAGGGCTGCAGGTCGCCTATAAACTCATCCCACTGCTGAAATCCCTGCCCGATGGCGCTTTCCATTCTCCCTACTGCGGTCTCGTGGCCCTAAAACCTGCGGAATGA
- a CDS encoding glycosyltransferase, whose amino-acid sequence MEKAPLISVILPVYNGGPFLRQTLEALLAQTLEDFELLVINDGSTDDSEATILSFTDPRIRYLPQSNQGFIASLNRGIAEARGKYIARIDADDVCLPLRFEQQAALLNDRPEVAVVGCFIIFIDENGKETGIWPEDRACVSNEQIRQALPHFNCIAHPGVMGRTEIFRQYPYRASQQHIEDYDLWLRLAGDDKVIVKLPQPLLLYRVHTGSVTVSVIKKNNIFLRHFHCKRRYLAGRIRERKWNGFDFRVLAGMCRDAMVAFGKSIKQRNAHV is encoded by the coding sequence ATGGAAAAAGCACCGCTCATATCCGTCATATTACCCGTATACAACGGCGGCCCCTTCCTGCGGCAAACGCTGGAAGCGCTGTTGGCGCAAACGCTGGAAGATTTTGAACTGCTCGTTATCAACGACGGTTCCACGGACGACAGCGAGGCTACCATCCTCTCTTTCACCGATCCCCGCATCCGATATCTCCCGCAATCCAACCAGGGCTTCATCGCCAGCCTGAACCGCGGCATCGCGGAGGCTCGGGGGAAATACATCGCCCGCATCGATGCCGACGATGTGTGCCTGCCACTCCGTTTCGAACAGCAGGCGGCATTGCTGAACGATCGTCCGGAAGTGGCGGTGGTAGGATGTTTTATCATCTTTATCGACGAAAACGGGAAAGAAACGGGCATCTGGCCCGAAGACCGCGCCTGCGTCTCCAACGAACAGATCCGGCAGGCGCTGCCGCATTTCAACTGCATCGCGCATCCGGGCGTGATGGGGAGAACGGAGATTTTCCGGCAGTATCCTTACCGCGCTTCCCAGCAACATATCGAGGATTACGACCTCTGGCTGCGCCTCGCAGGCGATGATAAGGTGATCGTGAAATTGCCCCAGCCTTTGCTGTTGTACCGCGTGCATACTGGCTCGGTGACCGTGTCTGTCATCAAAAAGAACAATATTTTCCTGCGCCACTTCCATTGCAAGCGCCGCTACCTGGCGGGGCGCATCCGGGAAAGGAAATGGAACGGATTCGATTTCCGGGTGCTGGCCGGCATGTGCCGCGATGCCATGGTCGCTTTCGGTAAATCCATCAAACAACGCAACGCGCATGTATAA
- a CDS encoding glycosyltransferase family 4 protein: protein MYKLLLLKRRLEAIAIFPFALLGRLIAKLRPLQREFDLFLFFPFYHVGGAEKVHAQITQLFPEKKIIVFFTKKSQGSALLNDFRAPNIVIRDISRYTDNKFMYWNNLIWRGIVAGYIRRQRRAPVVFNGQCNFAYKLSPHVPAEVRQIELIHSFCSFSYIRIPFIPFYETTVMISRDSIRQHLELYRQYAIPAALGERIRLIMNGIPIPSDTSPLPEAATLLYVGRGTEEKRPWLVAAIAHEAGMRAGMLGPLKNAIPAAVQVHCTFYGEQSDAALIDRIYREHRIITITSTREGFPMVIMEAMARGLAVLSTDVGDIPYHVQHGVNGWLIKHGQPEAGIVSEGAKWLREATPETLTAMRERNIAYAREHFSLEAFAAAYRSLLQN, encoded by the coding sequence ATGTATAAACTCCTCCTGCTGAAACGGCGCCTGGAAGCCATCGCCATCTTTCCGTTTGCCCTCCTGGGCAGGCTGATCGCGAAGCTGCGCCCCCTGCAAAGAGAGTTCGACCTGTTCCTGTTCTTCCCCTTTTACCACGTTGGCGGAGCCGAGAAAGTACATGCGCAGATCACGCAGCTGTTCCCGGAAAAGAAGATCATCGTCTTCTTCACCAAAAAATCCCAGGGCAGCGCGCTGCTGAACGATTTCAGGGCGCCCAACATAGTAATCCGCGACATCTCCCGGTATACCGATAATAAATTCATGTACTGGAACAACCTCATCTGGCGCGGGATCGTGGCCGGTTACATCCGCCGGCAGCGAAGGGCGCCGGTGGTATTCAACGGGCAATGCAATTTCGCCTATAAGCTGTCGCCGCATGTACCGGCGGAAGTCCGCCAGATCGAGCTGATCCATTCCTTTTGCAGTTTTTCCTACATCCGCATTCCTTTCATCCCGTTTTACGAAACCACGGTGATGATCAGCCGCGACAGCATCCGCCAGCACCTGGAGCTCTACCGCCAATACGCCATCCCGGCGGCTTTGGGGGAACGCATCCGCCTGATCATGAACGGCATTCCCATCCCATCCGATACCTCGCCCTTGCCGGAAGCGGCCACGCTGCTGTATGTGGGCCGGGGAACGGAGGAAAAGCGCCCCTGGCTGGTGGCTGCCATCGCCCATGAGGCGGGCATGCGGGCCGGTATGCTGGGGCCGCTGAAAAATGCTATTCCTGCCGCGGTGCAGGTGCATTGCACGTTCTACGGCGAACAGTCGGACGCGGCGCTGATCGACCGCATCTACCGCGAACACCGCATCATCACGATCACTTCCACGCGCGAGGGCTTCCCCATGGTGATCATGGAAGCGATGGCGCGCGGGCTGGCCGTATTATCGACCGATGTGGGAGATATTCCGTATCATGTGCAGCATGGCGTAAACGGATGGCTGATAAAACACGGCCAGCCGGAAGCGGGCATCGTTTCGGAAGGCGCGAAATGGCTCCGCGAAGCTACGCCCGAAACATTGACCGCCATGCGTGAACGCAACATAGCATACGCCCGCGAACATTTCAGCCTGGAAGCGTTTGCTGCCGCTTACCGCAGCCTTTTGCAGAATTGA
- a CDS encoding alpha-1,2-fucosyltransferase produces MILVQLKGGLGNQMFQYAAGRTLAWQHDVPLFLDKDSYEPGQAAMYGLGGFHITASIAGEALIPRPGVLQKMFNRLAPASMRNVYREKHFHFDPAFFSLRPPIYLKGYWQSWKYFEPAKDQIREDFAFTTDFSPEIRGKAEALRSSNSVAMHFRRGDYTSTSAANYHGICAPEYYQKAAERYPGATFYIFTNDPAWVKDNLPQGIAYEILSGSLSSTQYEDLFLMSSCRHQVIANSSYSWWAAWLNRYEGKRVTAPKQWFVAEGLHADDLIPADWDRI; encoded by the coding sequence TTGATCCTTGTTCAATTAAAAGGAGGGCTGGGCAACCAGATGTTCCAATACGCAGCCGGCCGCACGCTGGCATGGCAACACGACGTTCCGCTGTTCCTCGACAAGGATAGTTATGAACCCGGTCAGGCCGCGATGTACGGACTTGGCGGATTCCATATTACCGCTTCCATCGCCGGGGAAGCGCTGATCCCCCGGCCGGGTGTCCTGCAAAAGATGTTCAATCGCCTGGCGCCCGCTTCCATGCGCAACGTTTACCGCGAAAAGCATTTCCATTTCGATCCCGCGTTCTTTTCCCTCCGCCCGCCCATTTACCTCAAAGGATACTGGCAAAGCTGGAAATATTTCGAACCGGCGAAAGACCAGATTCGGGAAGATTTCGCATTTACGACCGATTTTAGCCCGGAAATCCGCGGGAAAGCGGAGGCGCTGCGCAGCAGCAACAGCGTGGCAATGCACTTCCGCCGGGGAGATTATACCAGCACTTCCGCGGCCAATTACCACGGTATCTGCGCGCCCGAATATTACCAGAAAGCGGCGGAACGCTATCCCGGCGCCACATTTTATATATTTACCAATGATCCGGCATGGGTGAAAGACAACCTGCCGCAGGGGATCGCTTATGAAATCCTCAGCGGCTCTCTCAGCAGTACGCAATACGAGGACCTTTTCCTCATGAGCAGCTGCCGCCACCAGGTGATCGCCAACAGCAGTTACAGTTGGTGGGCCGCGTGGCTGAACCGGTACGAAGGCAAGCGGGTCACCGCGCCGAAACAGTGGTTTGTGGCGGAGGGATTGCATGCCGATGATTTAATACCAGCAGACTGGGACAGAATATAA
- the dnaE gene encoding DNA polymerase III subunit alpha, producing MKFSHLHVHTQFSLLDGAADIKGLYKKAMGDNQPALAITDHGNMFGAFQFVAEAYNHRLNPEDPKDKRLKVKPIVGCEFYLVENRHKRQFTREEKDIRYHQVLLAKDDEGYRNLIKLCSLGYMEGLYGKYPRIDKELILQYHKGLIATTCCLGASVPKTILKKGEEEGEKEFKWWLDIFGEDFYVEMQRHGIPEQEKVNEVLVRFAQKYNVKIIASNDSHYVDQADANAHDILLCINTGEKKSTPSMKEFSDDDVMVKNKRFAFYNDQFYFKSTDEMSKLFADLPMAIDNTNEIVDKVQLLDLKRDILLPNFPIPKEFFTQDQYLRHLTYEGARKRYAEITAEVEERLNFELDVIEKMGFAGYFLIVSDFISAGRELGVFIGPGRGSAAGSAVAYCVGITNIDPIKYDLLFERFLNPERKSMPDIDTDFDDEGRQRVIDYVVDKYGKQQVAQIITYGTMAAKMSIKDVARVMDLPLQDSNALAKLVPDKPGIQLSRIFNAPLDGDKSLQDKEGLGPEDIENVKKLRELIKGEDLQGEVLREACVLEGSVRNTGIHAAGIIIAPKDLSELIPVTTAKDSDLLVTQFEGNVIESAGVIKMDFLGLKTLTIIKGALEMIKKNHGIDIIIDNIPLDDQKTFELYQRAETNATFQFESPGMQKYLRELKPDKFADLIAMNALYRPGPLEYIPLFIRRKHGLEPVTYDVPVMEEYLAETYGINVYQEQVMLLSQKMANFSKGDADILRKAMGKKQKAVLDKMKAQFMEGCKQNGHDLKMCDKVWTDWEAFASYAFNKSHSTCYAFVAYQTAYLKAHYPAEYMASVLNNASNLEKITFFMEECKRMGLDVLPPDVNESFKGFAVNRKGQVRFGLAGLKGVGEAAIENIIEERERNGAYTTMFDMIKRVNQRAVNRKSLEALAMSGALDCFPELHRAQYFHKPDGDTTTGLEKIVKFGQQVSAESSTSGGLFGDTLMAEIVPPKIPPCDPWPLTIKLNNEREVTGIYISGHPLDDYKFELKHYHMSPLSAVTEYQNQISGASDNNKGKAKDFRMAVYVSGAIERISRNNKQFGIMTLEDYSGKFEFALWSEDFLKFTHYFKQGLCLYVNGGFKPRRFNENEYEFKINSMQLLQEVKRNQTRKIGIVTMPQFIKPEMIDFLADNVSRNPGKSEIYFQLVDRDENLSVRMHTFNKHVEMNDELALWLDSQPDLDVWIDIANK from the coding sequence ATGAAGTTTTCACACCTGCACGTGCATACGCAGTTTTCGCTGCTGGACGGAGCCGCCGACATCAAAGGGCTCTATAAAAAAGCGATGGGCGACAACCAGCCCGCGCTCGCCATCACCGACCACGGTAACATGTTCGGGGCTTTCCAGTTCGTGGCGGAAGCCTATAATCACCGGCTGAACCCCGAAGACCCAAAAGATAAACGCCTGAAAGTGAAGCCTATTGTGGGCTGCGAATTTTATCTCGTGGAGAACCGGCACAAACGCCAGTTCACCCGCGAAGAAAAAGACATCCGCTACCACCAGGTGCTCCTCGCCAAAGACGACGAAGGCTACCGCAATCTCATCAAACTCTGCTCCCTCGGATACATGGAAGGCCTTTACGGCAAATATCCCCGTATCGATAAGGAGCTCATCCTCCAGTACCACAAAGGCCTCATCGCCACCACCTGTTGCCTCGGCGCCTCCGTGCCCAAAACCATCCTCAAAAAAGGAGAAGAAGAAGGCGAAAAAGAATTTAAATGGTGGCTGGATATCTTCGGGGAAGACTTCTACGTGGAAATGCAACGCCACGGCATCCCCGAACAGGAAAAAGTGAACGAAGTGCTCGTGCGCTTCGCGCAGAAATACAACGTGAAAATCATCGCCTCCAACGACTCCCATTACGTGGACCAGGCCGATGCCAACGCGCACGACATCCTCCTCTGCATCAACACCGGCGAAAAGAAAAGCACCCCGTCGATGAAAGAATTTTCGGACGACGACGTGATGGTGAAAAACAAACGCTTCGCCTTCTATAACGACCAGTTCTATTTCAAGTCCACCGACGAGATGTCGAAACTGTTCGCCGATCTCCCCATGGCGATCGACAATACCAACGAGATCGTGGATAAGGTGCAGCTGCTGGACCTGAAGCGCGACATCCTCCTGCCGAACTTCCCCATTCCCAAAGAGTTCTTCACGCAGGACCAGTACCTGCGGCACCTCACGTATGAGGGCGCGCGCAAACGGTATGCGGAAATCACGGCGGAAGTGGAGGAAAGGCTCAATTTCGAGCTGGATGTAATTGAGAAGATGGGATTTGCCGGTTACTTCCTCATCGTGTCCGACTTCATCTCCGCCGGGCGCGAATTAGGCGTATTCATCGGCCCGGGCCGCGGTTCCGCCGCGGGATCAGCGGTAGCATATTGCGTCGGCATCACGAATATCGACCCCATCAAGTACGACCTCCTGTTCGAAAGGTTCCTCAACCCCGAGCGTAAGAGCATGCCCGATATCGATACGGACTTCGACGACGAGGGCCGCCAGCGCGTGATCGATTACGTGGTAGACAAATACGGCAAGCAGCAGGTGGCGCAGATCATCACCTACGGTACCATGGCGGCGAAAATGTCGATCAAGGACGTGGCGCGCGTGATGGACCTGCCCCTGCAGGATTCCAACGCCCTGGCCAAGCTCGTGCCCGACAAACCGGGCATCCAGCTGTCGAGGATCTTCAACGCCCCGCTGGACGGGGACAAGAGCCTGCAAGACAAGGAAGGGCTCGGGCCGGAAGACATCGAGAACGTGAAGAAGCTGCGCGAGCTGATCAAAGGCGAAGACCTCCAGGGCGAAGTGCTCCGCGAGGCCTGCGTGCTGGAAGGTTCCGTGCGGAATACGGGCATTCACGCGGCGGGGATCATCATCGCCCCGAAAGACCTTTCGGAGCTGATACCCGTGACTACCGCCAAGGATTCCGACCTGCTCGTGACCCAGTTCGAGGGCAACGTGATCGAGAGCGCCGGCGTTATCAAGATGGACTTCCTGGGCCTGAAAACCCTCACCATCATCAAAGGCGCGCTGGAGATGATCAAAAAGAACCACGGCATCGATATCATCATCGACAACATACCGCTCGACGACCAGAAGACCTTCGAACTGTATCAGCGTGCCGAAACCAACGCCACGTTCCAGTTTGAAAGTCCGGGCATGCAAAAATACCTGCGCGAGCTGAAGCCCGACAAATTCGCGGATCTCATTGCGATGAACGCCTTGTACCGTCCGGGCCCGCTCGAGTACATCCCCCTGTTCATCCGCCGTAAGCACGGGCTGGAGCCGGTAACGTACGACGTGCCGGTGATGGAGGAATACCTCGCGGAAACCTACGGGATCAACGTATACCAGGAACAGGTAATGCTCCTGAGCCAGAAGATGGCGAACTTCTCCAAAGGCGACGCGGACATCCTGCGTAAGGCGATGGGTAAGAAGCAGAAAGCCGTGCTCGACAAAATGAAGGCCCAGTTCATGGAAGGCTGCAAGCAGAACGGGCACGACCTGAAGATGTGCGATAAAGTATGGACCGACTGGGAGGCGTTCGCATCCTACGCGTTCAACAAGTCGCACTCCACCTGCTACGCCTTCGTGGCGTACCAGACTGCCTACCTGAAAGCCCACTACCCTGCCGAGTACATGGCTTCCGTGCTGAACAACGCCAGCAACCTGGAGAAGATCACCTTTTTCATGGAAGAATGTAAGCGCATGGGGCTGGATGTATTGCCGCCCGATGTGAACGAATCGTTCAAAGGTTTTGCGGTGAACCGGAAAGGCCAGGTGCGCTTCGGCCTGGCGGGCCTCAAGGGCGTGGGCGAGGCTGCTATTGAAAACATCATCGAAGAACGGGAAAGGAACGGCGCATACACCACCATGTTCGATATGATCAAGCGCGTGAACCAACGCGCGGTGAACCGGAAATCGCTGGAGGCGCTGGCGATGTCGGGGGCGCTGGATTGCTTCCCCGAACTGCACCGGGCGCAGTATTTCCATAAACCGGACGGGGATACCACCACCGGATTGGAAAAAATCGTGAAGTTCGGGCAACAGGTGTCTGCCGAAAGCTCTACTTCGGGAGGGCTTTTTGGCGATACGTTGATGGCGGAGATCGTGCCGCCGAAGATTCCGCCATGCGATCCCTGGCCGCTGACCATCAAACTGAACAATGAACGCGAAGTGACAGGGATTTATATTTCCGGCCACCCGCTCGACGATTACAAGTTCGAGCTGAAACATTACCATATGAGCCCCCTGTCAGCCGTTACAGAGTATCAAAACCAGATCAGCGGCGCGTCAGACAACAATAAAGGGAAGGCGAAAGATTTCCGCATGGCGGTGTACGTAAGCGGCGCCATCGAGCGCATCTCCCGCAACAATAAGCAGTTCGGCATCATGACGCTGGAAGACTATTCCGGCAAGTTCGAATTCGCGCTCTGGAGCGAGGATTTCCTCAAATTCACCCATTATTTCAAACAGGGCCTTTGCCTGTATGTCAACGGCGGATTCAAGCCCAGGCGCTTCAACGAGAACGAATACGAGTTCAAGATCAACAGCATGCAACTGCTGCAGGAAGTGAAAAGGAACCAGACCCGGAAAATCGGGATCGTAACCATGCCGCAATTCATCAAGCCGGAAATGATCGATTTCCTGGCCGACAATGTGTCACGCAATCCCGGCAAAAGCGAGATCTATTTCCAACTGGTAGACCGCGACGAGAATCTTTCCGTTCGGATGCACACCTTCAATAAACACGTGGAAATGAATGACGAATTGGCACTTTGGCTGGATTCCCAACCCGATCTGGATGTTTGGATAGATATTGCCAATAAGTAG
- a CDS encoding family 6 glucosyltransferase has product MKIALLYICTGKYTVFWDEFFTSSEQYFIPGAEKEYFVFTDATDLPHNNHPRVHVIEQEWLAWPYATLMRFHIFSRVETQLRAFDYIFFFNANAQFLRTITAEEFLPGPEHEGLTVVSSPGFHGQPVKNFPYEKKDKRSKAYMPPALRKIYVQGGVNGGTAAAFLALIQELKQNVQSDLDRGIIAAWHDESHLNRYIAERHPRVLPPGYIFPEERKDLPFEPVILIRDKNRLGGNAALRQHTDLHPRPGITQRILRRVRNWFS; this is encoded by the coding sequence ATGAAAATAGCCCTGCTCTACATCTGTACCGGCAAATACACCGTGTTCTGGGACGAATTCTTCACCAGCAGCGAACAGTATTTCATCCCCGGCGCGGAAAAGGAGTATTTCGTATTCACTGACGCCACGGACCTCCCGCACAACAACCATCCCCGCGTGCATGTCATCGAACAGGAATGGCTGGCATGGCCCTACGCCACGCTGATGCGGTTTCATATCTTCTCCCGCGTGGAAACACAACTGCGGGCCTTCGACTATATCTTCTTCTTCAACGCCAACGCGCAATTCCTGCGGACCATCACCGCGGAGGAGTTTTTGCCGGGGCCGGAGCACGAAGGGCTGACGGTTGTCAGCAGTCCCGGTTTCCACGGGCAGCCGGTAAAAAATTTCCCTTACGAGAAAAAAGATAAGCGCTCCAAAGCCTACATGCCGCCTGCTTTGCGGAAAATCTACGTGCAGGGCGGCGTAAATGGCGGCACGGCCGCGGCTTTCCTGGCGTTGATTCAGGAGCTGAAACAAAATGTGCAGTCTGATCTGGACAGGGGCATCATCGCCGCGTGGCACGACGAATCGCACCTTAACCGCTACATCGCGGAGCGCCATCCCAGGGTGCTTCCGCCCGGTTATATTTTCCCGGAAGAGCGTAAAGACCTGCCCTTTGAGCCGGTCATCCTCATCCGCGACAAAAACCGCCTGGGAGGCAATGCCGCCCTGCGGCAACATACCGATCTGCATCCCCGCCCGGGGATCACGCAGCGCATCCTGCGCCGCGTACGCAATTGGTTCAGCTGA
- a CDS encoding NlpC/P60 family protein, protein MLRRMGKRIYMMLPLSALLLGSCAMLKKQPQSSAAAAPAGQQEITFIDGISTSRAPRVSEHTSKTRGTRLRETPGHVNGIEEARWWQFKYAQLLDLPVENVVNEKLFNFIEEWYGVPYRMGGSSKDGIDCSNFVNTFMSAVFQISLAGNSVQLFNQVSRLGKRADLKYGDLVFFAINRKKRISHVGVYLDNDRFVHASSSSGVMISDLREPYWVRYYAGAGRIN, encoded by the coding sequence ATGTTGAGAAGAATGGGAAAAAGGATATATATGATGTTGCCGTTGAGCGCCCTGTTGCTGGGAAGCTGCGCCATGCTGAAGAAGCAGCCGCAGTCATCCGCCGCCGCCGCGCCCGCCGGGCAGCAGGAGATCACCTTTATCGACGGTATTTCCACATCCCGTGCGCCCCGCGTTTCCGAGCACACTTCCAAAACCCGCGGCACCCGCCTCCGCGAAACGCCGGGGCACGTCAACGGTATCGAAGAAGCCCGCTGGTGGCAGTTCAAATACGCCCAGCTGCTCGATCTCCCCGTCGAAAACGTGGTGAACGAAAAACTTTTCAACTTCATCGAAGAATGGTACGGCGTGCCTTACCGCATGGGCGGCAGCTCCAAAGACGGCATCGATTGCTCCAATTTCGTGAATACTTTCATGTCCGCCGTGTTCCAGATCTCCCTGGCAGGCAATTCCGTGCAGCTGTTCAACCAGGTGAGCCGCCTGGGTAAACGGGCGGACCTCAAATATGGCGATCTCGTATTCTTCGCCATCAACCGGAAAAAGCGCATTTCCCACGTGGGCGTATACCTCGACAACGACCGCTTCGTGCACGCTTCTTCCAGCAGCGGCGTCATGATCAGCGACCTGCGAGAGCCCTACTGGGTGAGATATTACGCCGGGGCAGGGAGGATCAACTGA
- a CDS encoding polysaccharide biosynthesis C-terminal domain-containing protein, with product MGIIRSQSIRSVVITYLGFAIGALNTYLFMSFVPAEIYGLTRLMSSTALVFYSIASMGTATLLNKFYPYYRDHLPFGKRDLFGIVLTTSVIGFALVTLGTILFHDVVVQKYSANSQVFVEHFYLLYPFTFFLMLFTLFENFSYNHFKTIFPIFLKEVGIRVITTLLILLLIVHFLTDIQFIWVFSFIYAAVFIALVLYLKRADSLHFSFRISKVTRKLSDKMISFNVLIFGGSVFGVLAQNIDALVVGSTKGLAATGVLESSTYVSNAIAVPQRSLIAIAIPILAKAWKDKDYTAIQSMYRRSSLTLLIFSMFLFMMVWLNLDSAFEILHIPELYLEGRYIILFLGLSKVLDLGTGVNEQIIGTSNMWRFQFYSTLVLLVASIPMNIWLIKLLGITGSGVAALITAVIYNSLRYVFLYYRFNMQPFSLKTLYVVLLAIAGWYICQYLITTENPWLRGILRTSIFCAIYLFPIIYFRMSQDVTETWRKGLAMMRGFIKRK from the coding sequence ATGGGAATTATAAGAAGCCAAAGCATCCGGTCCGTCGTTATCACCTACCTGGGTTTCGCCATCGGGGCGCTCAATACATACCTGTTCATGTCTTTCGTGCCGGCCGAGATCTACGGCCTCACGCGCCTCATGTCCAGCACCGCTTTGGTTTTCTATTCCATCGCCTCCATGGGCACCGCTACCCTGCTGAACAAATTCTATCCGTATTACCGCGACCATCTGCCCTTCGGCAAGCGCGACCTGTTCGGCATCGTGCTTACCACCAGCGTGATCGGATTCGCGTTGGTAACGCTCGGCACGATATTATTCCATGACGTGGTGGTACAGAAATATTCCGCCAACTCCCAGGTGTTCGTGGAGCATTTCTACCTGCTCTACCCGTTCACGTTCTTCCTCATGCTGTTCACGCTGTTCGAGAACTTCAGCTACAACCATTTCAAAACCATTTTCCCCATCTTCCTCAAAGAAGTGGGCATCCGCGTCATTACCACGCTGCTGATCCTGTTGCTGATCGTACATTTCCTCACCGACATACAATTTATCTGGGTTTTCTCTTTCATCTACGCGGCCGTGTTCATTGCGCTGGTGCTGTATCTGAAAAGGGCGGATTCGCTGCATTTCTCGTTCCGCATCAGCAAGGTGACCCGCAAGCTGTCGGACAAGATGATATCCTTCAACGTCCTCATTTTCGGCGGCAGCGTATTCGGCGTACTGGCGCAGAACATCGACGCGCTGGTGGTGGGGAGCACCAAGGGCCTCGCGGCCACGGGTGTACTGGAATCCAGCACCTATGTGAGCAACGCCATCGCCGTTCCGCAGCGCAGCCTCATCGCCATCGCCATTCCCATCCTGGCGAAAGCGTGGAAAGACAAGGATTATACCGCCATCCAAAGCATGTACCGGCGTTCATCGCTTACCTTGCTCATTTTTTCCATGTTTTTGTTCATGATGGTATGGCTGAACTTGGATTCCGCTTTTGAAATCCTCCACATCCCCGAGCTGTACCTCGAAGGGCGCTATATCATTCTTTTTCTTGGCCTGAGCAAGGTGCTCGACCTGGGTACCGGCGTGAACGAACAGATCATCGGCACGTCCAACATGTGGCGCTTCCAGTTCTATTCCACGCTGGTATTGCTGGTAGCCAGCATCCCGATGAATATCTGGCTGATCAAATTACTGGGAATCACCGGCTCGGGCGTGGCCGCGCTGATAACGGCGGTGATTTACAATTCACTTCGATACGTCTTCCTCTATTACCGATTCAACATGCAGCCCTTCTCCCTCAAAACCCTGTATGTGGTATTGCTGGCGATAGCGGGCTGGTACATCTGCCAGTACCTCATCACCACGGAAAATCCGTGGCTGCGTGGGATACTGCGCACCAGCATCTTCTGCGCCATCTATCTTTTCCCCATCATTTATTTCCGCATGTCGCAGGACGTTACGGAAACCTGGCGCAAAGGCCTGGCCATGATGCGGGGTTTCATCAAACGGAAATAA